The DNA sequence atgattagacaaaaaattatgatcatattcccctcccctgaactaatTCGATTTTTTCAGAGAAAGGAGGAAAGGGAGAGATGGAAAAAGGTATTTTaaggattataaaaaaaattaacttgattTAACAGTAAAATCTAACGATTAGGACTGTtagataatatattttttttgtagaagaagAGAGTGATATTTTTATAAAGATGATGGATTCAGTTGATATTCCGCTTTAATTCAGGGAAGGAGAGTGAAGTTTacccccttttgtttttttggtagaccAACTTCATCGGCATGCCTACTGTTTACAAACTTCGTTGAAATTCTAATCTATCTGGAGAAGATATTATTGAATTCCCTCATTAAACAGTCACGATTCACTGGCGTTCTATTCACGCGTAATATCATTCCCTAACCGTGAGATTGGTGGAAGCACGCATTCTCACCGAATCGATTAggttaaaattaattaatagaTTTCAATCAGACGGTGAAATCCACACCACATTGAACACAATTCCAATCAGACGGTGAAATCACCCTATCTTATGCCAAATGACAGGCTGTGTTGAATCAAAATGCTTGTGCAAGAAGGTGTTTCTACTTTCCAAAGGCACGAGTCCTGTCGGTCGCTCTCCTGTCCTGTCAAATACTACTTTCCAACTCTTATGTGTTACACGACGGAGCCTTTGCCTATCTTTCGGTCTTTAGCTTTCCATTGCCCTGTAGAACTCCATCGCGACTCCGCctccaataataataaaatatctcaCGATACAGTGATTCATCCGTAGATGAAGGTAAGCAGATTTGCAATCCATTTCGTTTTCTACACTCTTCCGTCACTGGAATTGTTGTTTCcatctcctctttttcttcagaCAGATTTCTAGGGTTTGTTCTTCTCCGGAGTCTAGGTATTTCTTCTGGATCTTTGACGATCTTGAACGCGATTGTTTTCTGTTCAGGCTTTTGTGGTGCATGAAAGCAGATTGATGTTAGAAGACTGTGGATCGTTGCTTCAGATGGgtcggaagaagaagaacaagagacTCTTGCTTCAAGGTTTCTTAAATGACCTAATtactatttttttgttaattcgATTTCTTTTGGATTGGTGATTTAATTGGTGACTGGTAATGAGTGTGCGTTAGGAGATCTCACACtgtaattttccctttgatTGATTTGCAGAGTTAGTTCGAGGAACAAATGTTTCGAGTGACCGTTGATTCGTTTAGTTTCAGTGTAGTAGTACTAATCAGTAACTAGATTAGGGGAAGAAGCTAAttgatttgtttattttcgtTCCAAGAAGAAGCTAACTCAGGGGCTTTCTTGGGGTATCCgttttaatttttgtttgaaCGCGATAATCTCTACTTCGCGTTTTGGTTATATTGTGCGATGGAATTattgaggaagaagaggaaagggagtGAAACGCAGGTTGCTTCATCAGATCTACCGGAAATCTTACCACGCAGTCGTAAGCCACTGCCTTCGTTGTCGATCATTGGCTCACATTTTTCGCTGGAAGATTGCTCAAGACGAAAGAAGAAGTTAAAGGAACATGTAGCCGCGGAAGCTGTTGGGTCTTGTAAAAGTAGACTAACTGGCATTGTCACTGCCCCTCCTTGCGGTAGCTCTTCTTCAGATCGACATGGAAGAGGTCACAAAAGGAAGATCGGATGCATAGATGCTGCTACTCAGTTaggcaggaagaagaagattgagcAGGAGTATGTTTTAGGTTCTGCAATTGGACGAGGTAAATTTGGGTCTGTTCGTCTGTGCCGGAGTAAGGCAAGTGGAGCGGAATTAGCCTGCAAAACTTTGCCTAAAGGTGAGGAGACTGTACATCGGGAGGTGGAGATCATGCAACACCTCTCTGGTCATCCTGGTGTTGTGGCCTTGAAGGCAGTGTATGAAGATTCTGACTCTTTCCATCTTGTGATGGAGTTGTGCTCTGGTGGACGTTTGCTAGACCAGATGGTTAAGGAGGGTCGATACTCAGAGCACCACGCTGCTAACATAATCAAGGAACTGATTTTAGTCATCAAATATTGCCACGAAATGGGTGTTGTTCACCGGGATATCAAGCCTGAGAATATTCTGCTTACAGCTGCAGGGAAAATGAAACTTGCAGACTTTGGGTTAGCCGTGAGGTTTTCAAATGGTAATTTACTAAATTCCTATGAAATCAGTTCTGGAATGCATGATGAGTGTGACTATCTTGTTATTCCCTATTTGCTTAATTGTTCACCTCTGCAAAGTATGTCTTTTGAATAAGCATTAATGACACTTTTTGTAGTTGTGTTTTTGTACTATGTATGTTAGGGTGGTTGGGTTACTGCTGATGCTTGCAGAATGGTATTGGAAACTTCAATTTCAATacatatgcatttttttttttttgggaggatgTATTTAATTCGGTGATCCTGATCAGGCTTATTTGGTTTTGGTGAAGTAATAGGACTAGTTCGGGATACAAACTAACCTGAACATACTCAGGAAAACAATGTATATAGAGATTGGTAACTAGATGGCCCAAGTAACTCCTTAGAGCATACTGAAACTGAGTTGCTTCAGCCTCCTATAATGAAGGTGGTTCACCAAATTGTGGAGGAGGATGTCTTCTTCTATCCTACACTGAATatcaacaacaaacaacaacaaagccttataccaacttaatgaggtcggctacatgaatccaaGCAGGggcaaagaagagaaaaagaaaaggataaggggagcaaaagataaaaaaaaaaaaaagattaaaccAGTAACGAAGTAGAACACATTTAGATGGGTTCCGCCacatggatcctagccctccaatctgCTCTATTCAAGGCCTACACTGAATATAAAAAAAGTAAGGCCTACATTGAAAATCAAAAATGTAAAAATTTAAGTTGCATGTCTTTAAATGTTAACTGAGTGAGTTTAATTTATTAAGTTTTGACTTGATAAACTTGTCAGCTTAgtgcttcttttttcctttctcacaAATCTCTTTGCAGAAGGATCTGTGCTGTGTTTTTCTCCGactaaaaattattattataaatattataGGATTGTTGTTTTTTGGTTAATGGACTTCTGATTGAGTTTTGTTGTCTTCCCAGTACAAAGGCATATAAACATGGTGGTTAATTCGTAATGAAATATTGTAGTGTGATTATAATGTGAACCAATCCTGAACCAGAAAAGTTAGCAAGAGACTAGTACACACAGGATCACAGAACAGAAGAAAATAGAACAGTAGAGCGAGAAAGTTTATACATCAACACAGAAAATTCAGACTGGTTCACAAATGAGGTAGACTAGTCTATTCGAACTACAGAACAGAGCTTCAAGGTTTGATGGAATTCTGATAGCAGAGTAGATAATTAAGGTGAAGTCCTCTTGCTACTAGGGAAGCAAGTAGAATAACTATAAGTCTATAACATTTCTGTCGACCATAATTCTTTaatgctgtgtttggtagccaagaaaagaaaagaaaagagaaaggaaaaataaaaattctctcCGTTTGGTTAggacaaaatagaaaagaaaaaaattgaaaattagaaaaagGATTTGCAAGATGAATCAGCATGTTTGTTTTCTCTTATTCCTAATTCCTTACATGCCAATCCATTGGAAATGATCATGCAATAGATGAAGTCAAATGAGGCTTCTTGCTATGTGCACCAAAACTGTCATACACCAAAGCAAACCTCATAATTTTACTGTTCATCTTTCCTTCAATGAGACCTGCAAAAACATGAGGCAGCCCTCCGGGTAGTGACATTTTGTTCGCTACCTGTTCTTGCACAACCATCCGCCCAACCCACAGCTCACCAGAAGACTCCGGCTGCACCTTTCTCACCCCTCCGAACTCCCTGCTGTTGTGCACATCGCACTTCTGTCCCTGCAATCTGCTGTCTTACACACTCACGGATCTCACCACAACTTCCCTTGCCACCATCCAGCATACTCCCATTCCAGCTATCCCTTGCCACCCCCTTCTGTCCCCCGTTACCTGCAACCTCATGATCCCCTGCGGCTGCCTGATTCTTGCCACCGTTGCGGAATCACTCCTCTAAAGGAAATGTCTTCTATACTCCAGGTCGAGGACCCCTGTCATCCAAACCCTCTCATAAGTTATGGCACCAGCAAATGAAGCCGTGTTGTTGCCCTGCCATCTGTTATGGGAGATCCTTCGGGAACTTCCATATCTTCTCCACTGGGCCTGCAACAGTTTCAGTGGGATGAAGAACCCATTGAAGCAAAGTTGTCTCTCGTCCATAACTGAGTTATCTCGTCTTGTAAACGAGATTTTTATCTTGGAGGCGGTAGAAAATAGCACTACAATTGATGAAATCAAAATCTTCTATCGGCTTTGTGCATTCCAAACGTGGGGAAAAACTTTAGATTCGTTTTGTacgattttattttcttttcttttgatgccttccaaacatagcctaagaaaCAGAATGAAAACATTAGAGAGAATAAGAACAGAAACTAATATATGAAATTTGAAGTAATTTAGATCAATATGCATGGGGATTTTGTAAAAGAAAGGAACCTAAAACTTGTAGGAAAGCGAATGGATAATATGACCTTTAGTTTGGTAAAATATTAAGATATAAAAGGTCAGGGACCCACCTGCTGTGGTTTGCAATCCACGAAAAGCCAACCATCAGAATCCACCACGCTGCACCTGAGAATCCACTCTGAAAAGCAAAACTGAATCTACAGTACTTGCAGAAAGTCATCTCATGGTGGAGTGTTTTGATGGTTATGGGAATGTATTGGAGATGTGTTGTTAAATTTCTTGGTAAATACTGAAGTGGGTATGATATTGTTTGGTCGATTAGAGCCTTTGAGGTAAGAGGTTACGTacagatctgtgatggaaacaAGATTTCTTTGTGGTTAACATTGAACTGTATAATCTGCATgccatataattattatttttctctctgaCCTTTTGCTAGCAGGGCTGTAACAGAAGCAAATTGCTTCTAAGATTCCTTTCAAAAATTTGTATGAAATGTTTTAACTGCGTCAACTTTGTAGGATCCTTTGATTTAGTTTTAAACAAGTAATTTAGACTTATGTTCATAATAATATGTTTTTGACAGGTCAGAAGTTGTCTGGTATAGCTGGGAGTCCAGCCTATGTTGCT is a window from the Macadamia integrifolia cultivar HAES 741 chromosome 5, SCU_Mint_v3, whole genome shotgun sequence genome containing:
- the LOC122079519 gene encoding serine/threonine-protein kinase PEPKR2, whose translation is MELLRKKRKGSETQVASSDLPEILPRSRKPLPSLSIIGSHFSLEDCSRRKKKLKEHVAAEAVGSCKSRLTGIVTAPPCGSSSSDRHGRGHKRKIGCIDAATQLGRKKKIEQEYVLGSAIGRGKFGSVRLCRSKASGAELACKTLPKGEETVHREVEIMQHLSGHPGVVALKAVYEDSDSFHLVMELCSGGRLLDQMVKEGRYSEHHAANIIKELILVIKYCHEMGVVHRDIKPENILLTAAGKMKLADFGLAVRFSNGQKLSGIAGSPAYVAPEVLLGDYTDKVDIWGAGVLLHALLVGTLPFHGDSQEAIFEAIKKVTLDFHGGVWEAISEPARDLMGRMLTRDVSARITADEVLRHPWILFYTERTLKTLTSKSKVRHNEGALSHQLNVVRRVESERFRVSSDTVDVDSCLVVSLDGMDGKTEEQDDCSFIDALAVAISRVRISEPKRSRLCGPALPIKQECSSNMKANTLCTAF